From the genome of Triticum aestivum cultivar Chinese Spring chromosome 3B, IWGSC CS RefSeq v2.1, whole genome shotgun sequence, one region includes:
- the LOC123064877 gene encoding RING-H2 finger protein ATL5-like: MGAHPSEYTGENLCHRRPELRACSSPEPVPPVPHVPKPNTGPVVEVDAPSSYATAGKLLFVAAGAFAAVLLALIALHLYNSGRRRRAREGRRLHRTLAIYVEAPSLRRLDPLDPAVLRALPVVAAAVGAGDCAVCLAEFERGEEARALPRCGHRFHVDCIDAWFRGNSTCPLCRAAVEAPDDAVARPEVRVDVAADDDAAAKGGAPAMSSGTDLDKTRRVSASTRPASF, from the coding sequence ATGGGCGCGCACCCCAGCGAATACACCGGCGAGAACCTATGCCACCGCCGCCCCGAACTCCGCGCATGCAGCAGCCCGGAACCAGTTCCACCGGTGCCACATGTGCCTAAGCCGAACACCGGTCCGGTGGTGGAGGTGGACGCTCCCTCGAGCTACGCCACGGCCGGCAAGCTCCTGTTCGTCGCGGCCGGGGCGTTCGCGGCCGTCCTCCTGGCCCTCATCGCCCTGCACCTCTACAAcagcggccggcgccggcgcgcgcgaGAGGGTCGCCGCCTCCACCGCACCCTGGCCATCTACGTCGAGGCGCCTTCGCTGCGGCGGCTCGACCCCCTCGACCCCGCGGTGCTCCGCGCGCTCCCCGTGGTCGCCGCGGCCGTCGGCGCCGGGGACTGCGCGGtctgcctcgccgagttcgagCGCGGCGAGGAGGCGCGCGCGCTGCCGCGGTGCGGCCACCGGTTCCACGTCGACTGCATCGACGCCTGGTTCCGCGGGAACTCCACGTGCCCCCTGTGCCGCGCCGCCGTCGAGGCGCCGGACGACGCCGTGGCCCGTCCCGAGGTGCGCGTCGATGTGGCGGCCGACGACGACGCCGCGGCCAAGGGCGGAGCGCCGGCGATGTCGAGCGGCACGGATCTTGACAAGACGAGGCGGGTCTCTGCTTCCACCCGACCCGCTTCCTTCTGA